One segment of Paenibacillus sp. FSL R7-0337 DNA contains the following:
- a CDS encoding TetR/AcrR family transcriptional regulator, translating to MVNQEDPRVLRTRELIRTAFRDLLQRKGFDAITIKDIAQEATINRATFYAHFEDKYALLDEVTEQAFHERIPEQVVNAQEFTDDICEQLIIMTYQYIVDFYRICRIDSNPMAKLVDDKIKKLLQQTIENIFLRGDDRYRADVHHIKMMAAMTGSAIYGAAHYWLNAGEKSGTGVLTDIARPYVMNGLGLYHSLS from the coding sequence ATGGTAAATCAGGAAGATCCGAGGGTATTGCGTACACGAGAGTTAATTAGAACAGCGTTCAGAGATTTGCTGCAGAGAAAAGGATTTGATGCAATCACCATCAAAGATATCGCTCAGGAAGCAACCATTAACCGCGCCACTTTTTATGCCCATTTTGAAGATAAATATGCTTTGCTGGACGAAGTCACAGAACAGGCTTTTCATGAGAGAATTCCTGAGCAAGTGGTGAATGCACAGGAGTTCACGGATGATATATGTGAACAGTTGATCATAATGACGTACCAATACATCGTGGATTTTTATCGGATCTGCAGAATAGATTCCAATCCGATGGCTAAGCTGGTCGATGACAAAATAAAAAAACTGCTGCAGCAAACCATAGAAAACATTTTTCTGCGAGGGGATGACCGTTATAGGGCGGACGTTCATCATATCAAAATGATGGCGGCCATGACAGGTTCAGCCATCTATGGCGCTGCACATTATTGGTTAAATGCCGGGGAGAAGAGCGGGACCGGTGTGCTTACAGACATTGCTCGTCCCTATGTAATGAACGGTCTGGGGCTGTATCACAGCCTGAGTTAA
- a CDS encoding NADP-dependent oxidoreductase translates to MKAIALTSFGIPEALEELEVPVPALTDTQVLVEMRASSINPADVLFRSGAILESPMADKFQDQFQLPLVLGNEVAGIVKEVGGKVRHFKPGDHVMGMIPRGSYMDYVAVEEDLLAVIPESLSFEEAGAAPAVALPAWQALFEHGHLQPGQRILIQAGAGGVGHAAVQLAKQHGAYVIATARDYNHDFVKGLGADEVIDYSKTDFTTQITEPVDFVLDSAMDPATFGTGLPGDIGRKNYSVIKDGGTYISLVAFALNQQPKVRGIHAYFFQARANRTDFESIVRQMQENKLNIHINEAYPFTAQGLLQAYRKSEESTKRGKIIISKNLG, encoded by the coding sequence GTGAAAGCTATTGCTTTGACAAGCTTTGGAATTCCCGAAGCGCTAGAAGAACTGGAAGTACCCGTTCCCGCACTCACCGACACACAGGTTCTCGTCGAAATGCGCGCCTCATCCATCAATCCCGCAGATGTTCTATTTCGCAGCGGCGCAATTCTTGAGAGTCCGATGGCCGATAAATTCCAGGATCAATTTCAATTACCGCTTGTTCTTGGTAATGAAGTAGCCGGCATTGTTAAAGAGGTTGGCGGGAAAGTCCGGCATTTCAAGCCGGGGGATCATGTCATGGGAATGATTCCGAGAGGTTCCTACATGGACTATGTTGCCGTGGAGGAAGATCTCCTGGCCGTTATTCCTGAGAGCCTTTCCTTCGAAGAGGCCGGCGCTGCGCCTGCCGTTGCCTTGCCAGCCTGGCAAGCGCTGTTTGAGCATGGCCATCTTCAACCGGGACAACGCATCCTTATTCAAGCTGGCGCTGGAGGAGTAGGACATGCTGCAGTCCAGTTAGCGAAGCAACATGGAGCATATGTAATCGCAACTGCGAGGGACTATAATCACGATTTCGTCAAAGGACTCGGTGCTGACGAGGTGATCGATTACTCGAAAACCGACTTCACCACCCAAATCACAGAGCCTGTTGATTTTGTATTGGATTCTGCTATGGACCCCGCCACTTTCGGTACCGGGTTACCGGGAGACATCGGAAGGAAGAACTACTCGGTCATCAAGGATGGCGGAACCTATATTTCACTGGTGGCATTCGCGCTCAATCAACAACCGAAGGTCCGCGGTATTCACGCCTACTTCTTCCAGGCAAGAGCTAACCGTACCGATTTTGAATCCATTGTCCGCCAAATGCAAGAGAATAAATTGAATATCCATATAAATGAGGCCTATCCCTTCACTGCCCAAGGCCTTCTTCAAGCGTATCGCAAAAGTGAAGAGTCAACCAAACGGGGGAAAATCATCATATCGAAGAATCTGGGATAA
- a CDS encoding amidohydrolase, producing MKTLIKGATILTMGNEEPYIGDILIDGDRIADIQSIISTGADVVIHGEGMAAMPGLINAHQHTPMSLLRGFSDDLKLMDWLNQKMLPAEARMTPEDIYWGAKLAMAEMIKSGTTAFADMYIHMNEIAAAVEEVGMRASLTRGLTFLENDKGRRMSEALHLIRHWNGKAEGRITTMLGPHSPYTVPPQPFREVIDLAEQENIPLHTHLAETKEEVITIREKYNQTPTEYLYHLGLFEKAHVLLAHSVHLNRRDIGYLKSMRGGVSHNPVSNLKLGCGIAPIKDMAEQGITIGLGTDGAGSATTLDMFEEIRAATWLQKLDYGDPTKLPAMDALRMATAGSAELLRIAHEVGTLEIGKKADIILIDMRKPHLQPIHNLHSLLAYCANGADVDTTIVNGKVLMQGRQLLTIDEDELLEQVSLRSKRIVKDI from the coding sequence ATGAAGACGTTAATCAAAGGAGCGACGATCTTAACCATGGGAAACGAGGAACCCTATATTGGAGATATTCTCATCGACGGAGACCGCATAGCGGATATTCAGTCCATCATATCCACTGGGGCAGATGTGGTCATTCATGGCGAGGGTATGGCAGCAATGCCTGGGCTAATCAACGCCCACCAACACACACCCATGAGCTTGTTGCGGGGGTTTTCCGACGATTTGAAACTTATGGATTGGTTGAACCAAAAAATGCTCCCTGCTGAAGCACGAATGACTCCAGAGGACATTTATTGGGGAGCGAAGCTCGCGATGGCGGAAATGATTAAATCGGGTACTACTGCTTTCGCCGACATGTACATCCACATGAATGAAATCGCTGCAGCGGTAGAAGAGGTTGGTATGCGGGCTTCTTTAACACGGGGGCTCACTTTCCTCGAAAATGACAAAGGTCGGCGAATGTCCGAGGCACTCCATCTCATCCGTCACTGGAACGGTAAAGCAGAAGGCAGAATTACGACGATGCTGGGCCCACATTCCCCTTACACAGTTCCTCCGCAGCCCTTTAGAGAGGTTATCGATTTGGCGGAGCAGGAGAACATTCCGTTACATACTCATTTGGCCGAAACGAAGGAGGAAGTCATTACGATTCGGGAAAAGTATAATCAGACCCCAACCGAATATTTGTATCACCTCGGTTTGTTTGAAAAGGCGCATGTGCTCCTCGCACATAGCGTGCATCTAAATCGTCGTGATATCGGTTATCTGAAGAGTATGCGGGGTGGCGTGTCCCATAATCCAGTAAGCAATCTCAAACTTGGCTGCGGCATAGCGCCGATTAAGGATATGGCTGAGCAAGGGATTACTATAGGTTTAGGCACGGATGGGGCGGGCAGCGCCACTACGTTAGACATGTTTGAGGAGATCCGGGCAGCAACATGGCTGCAAAAGTTGGATTACGGCGATCCTACGAAGCTTCCCGCAATGGATGCTCTTCGCATGGCGACGGCTGGAAGTGCGGAATTGCTCCGCATTGCCCATGAGGTGGGCACATTGGAAATTGGGAAGAAGGCAGATATCATCTTGATTGATATGAGAAAACCCCACTTGCAGCCAATACACAACCTCCATTCACTGCTCGCATACTGCGCTAATGGTGCAGACGTGGACACCACCATTGTTAACGGAAAAGTGTTAATGCAAGGCCGTCAACTGCTCACCATTGATGAAGACGAGTTATTGGAGCAAGTATCGCTGCGCTCTAAGCGTATCGTTAAAGACATCTAA
- a CDS encoding CPBP family intramembrane glutamic endopeptidase — MNRATGTPPPGKKEFNPKDAVLVFLAFALISAAVIFALVIYEVLNLKDLLSFENPRQLAMYVVLPPISLLLFGIILTLITPASYIDETNKSYQNYSLTAILAFTFAGALFEELLFRGIIQNVLTLYLPNLRVAIVLTTVLFVGMHVQYYTKPLMLLNITIPSLVFGWVYVQTDNLLVPILVHFLMNLGITLLFKYNMIQMRGEKNSE; from the coding sequence ATGAATCGTGCTACTGGGACCCCGCCACCAGGCAAAAAAGAATTCAATCCGAAAGACGCTGTACTGGTTTTCCTCGCCTTCGCTCTGATCAGCGCAGCCGTTATCTTTGCCCTTGTTATCTACGAAGTCCTGAACCTGAAGGACCTGTTATCCTTTGAAAATCCGCGGCAACTGGCAATGTATGTTGTCCTTCCCCCAATCAGCTTGCTGCTGTTCGGAATCATCCTGACTCTAATTACGCCTGCCAGCTATATTGACGAAACGAACAAGAGCTATCAGAATTACTCGCTCACGGCAATCCTTGCCTTCACTTTTGCCGGTGCGTTATTTGAGGAGCTGCTCTTCCGGGGAATTATACAAAATGTACTCACCCTCTACCTTCCCAACCTCCGGGTCGCTATCGTACTCACCACGGTTCTGTTTGTGGGAATGCATGTCCAGTACTATACTAAGCCGCTAATGCTGTTGAACATCACCATCCCGAGTCTGGTCTTCGGGTGGGTCTATGTGCAGACGGATAATTTGCTGGTTCCGATCCTTGTTCATTTTCTGATGAATCTCGGGATTACGCTGCTGTTCAAATATAATATGATTCAGATGAGAGGGGAGAAAAATAGTGAATAA
- a CDS encoding formylglycine-generating enzyme family protein: MDLMNLMVPVKGGTIELRDYINTNKWLSSDYTLSDPGSNKKAITWTETIEPFHVMKYPVTRQLYHFVMDEEEVEPNVNNLPITEVSWKDSLVFCNELSRMLGRTECYTFTNESENTIYNKTANGFRLLSDAEWQYACKAGTTGYRYARIDQIAWYQENSNGSVHQVGQLLPNPWGLFDTIGNVWEWCWDLYDTERYGNYRVFRGGSWAEVENNCGSTSRRKSMPDFKIDDLGFRIALTKP, from the coding sequence ATGGACTTAATGAATTTGATGGTGCCGGTAAAAGGGGGAACCATTGAATTACGCGATTATATTAACACAAATAAATGGCTTAGCTCTGACTACACGTTATCAGACCCTGGTAGTAATAAAAAAGCTATTACATGGACTGAAACGATCGAACCTTTCCATGTAATGAAGTATCCGGTAACCCGGCAGTTGTATCATTTTGTCATGGATGAAGAAGAAGTAGAACCGAATGTGAATAATCTTCCAATTACGGAAGTTTCGTGGAAGGATTCGCTTGTCTTTTGTAATGAATTGTCCAGAATGCTTGGAAGGACAGAATGCTACACATTCACAAATGAAAGTGAGAACACAATATATAACAAGACAGCCAATGGCTTTCGATTACTGTCAGATGCTGAATGGCAATATGCGTGCAAAGCGGGAACTACGGGATACCGATATGCAAGAATTGATCAAATTGCATGGTATCAAGAAAACTCCAATGGTTCCGTCCATCAAGTAGGACAACTGCTTCCTAATCCATGGGGACTTTTTGATACGATTGGGAACGTTTGGGAATGGTGCTGGGATCTATATGATACTGAACGATATGGGAACTATAGAGTCTTCCGGGGAGGTAGCTGGGCTGAAGTTGAGAACAACTGTGGTTCTACCAGTAGAAGGAAAAGCATGCCCGATTTCAAGATAGATGATCTTGGTTTTAGAATAGCCCTTACAAAACCTTGA
- a CDS encoding HAMP domain-containing sensor histidine kinase: MRTIRGKMLFSLCIAMLVTVAITVMLFVHLIDDILMNQVKAELHGQVGKAQKLLSDGDLNNLNSTQFKYVVKGLMMNADYMILDADQKIIDASNEKEEGKQLHYTPTGKNGIALLHGRKVLFAQEKLRGLSDEIFIYSPLSSLRALYGSLMRTTLLSIGVSFVVILAIGLFAVSRVVRPLNRLKEAVGRYEPSYAQGNPFPQGDRTEIGELMTTFQSMSGRIQQHQRNQLEFLQNISHELKTPLMSIHGFVFAIQDQVVTQEEGLEVITTQSQRLIDMVDKLLQLSRLEAVDEHWPAATVDLRTMAEEAAMLLMPEASRRDLKLTVEGESLQVTIPGEQLFRILVNLLQNAVRHTKDRVVIRVEPEVPGAAWAVHIEDNGPGLAEEEREAVFGRFYTGANGVTGLGLAICRQIAARLNGELTYSRSELGGARFSFRKKIG, from the coding sequence ATGCGGACCATTCGCGGTAAAATGTTGTTCTCGCTCTGCATTGCCATGCTCGTCACTGTAGCGATTACGGTGATGCTGTTCGTGCATCTGATCGACGACATCCTGATGAATCAGGTGAAGGCTGAGCTGCATGGACAGGTAGGGAAGGCGCAGAAGCTGCTAAGCGATGGTGACCTCAACAATCTGAACAGCACGCAGTTCAAGTATGTCGTCAAGGGACTGATGATGAACGCGGACTATATGATTCTGGATGCGGATCAGAAGATTATTGACGCCAGCAATGAGAAAGAAGAAGGGAAGCAGCTGCATTACACGCCTACGGGGAAAAATGGAATAGCCCTCCTGCACGGCAGGAAGGTATTATTTGCGCAAGAAAAGCTTAGAGGGCTGTCCGATGAAATCTTCATCTATTCGCCGCTATCTTCGCTTAGAGCCTTATACGGCTCACTAATGCGAACTACTTTGCTGTCTATCGGAGTCAGCTTTGTGGTGATTCTTGCGATCGGGTTGTTCGCCGTCTCACGGGTGGTGCGGCCGCTGAACCGGTTGAAGGAAGCCGTTGGGCGATATGAACCTTCCTATGCGCAGGGCAATCCATTTCCGCAGGGAGACCGGACCGAGATCGGGGAGCTGATGACCACCTTCCAGTCCATGTCGGGGCGTATCCAGCAGCATCAGCGCAACCAGCTTGAATTCCTGCAGAATATCTCACATGAGCTAAAAACTCCCCTGATGTCCATCCATGGCTTCGTGTTCGCCATTCAGGATCAGGTGGTCACGCAGGAGGAGGGGCTGGAGGTAATCACCACTCAGTCGCAACGCTTGATTGATATGGTAGACAAGCTGCTCCAGCTCTCCCGGCTGGAAGCCGTAGACGAGCATTGGCCTGCCGCCACCGTTGACCTGAGGACCATGGCCGAAGAAGCCGCCATGCTGCTCATGCCGGAGGCCAGCCGGCGGGACCTGAAGCTCACCGTGGAAGGGGAGAGCCTGCAGGTTACGATTCCCGGTGAGCAGCTGTTCCGTATCCTGGTCAATCTATTGCAGAATGCGGTTAGGCATACAAAGGATCGGGTGGTTATCCGGGTAGAGCCGGAGGTTCCGGGAGCTGCGTGGGCGGTCCATATTGAAGATAACGGCCCGGGTCTGGCCGAGGAGGAGCGTGAAGCCGTTTTCGGGCGTTTCTATACCGGAGCTAATGGAGTAACTGGCCTCGGGCTAGCCATCTGCCGCCAGATTGCGGCACGGCTGAACGGGGAGCTGACCTATTCCCGCTCGGAGCTGGGCGGGGCGCGGTTTAGTTTTAGGAAGAAGATTGGGTAA
- a CDS encoding MarR family transcriptional regulator — protein sequence MNEGLTEKCILQRMQSLNTRISSAFSGCTGLSASRFRLLQELLATEEVSQSALQKSLGIDGAAVTRHLKQLELLQFVNRRTCPDDNRITLVSLNENGRQHVNHFLQANSEVVEGLFAGFDPEERQALADMLERMHHNAQNL from the coding sequence ATGAATGAGGGCTTAACTGAAAAGTGTATTTTGCAAAGGATGCAGTCTTTGAATACCCGGATCAGCAGCGCTTTTTCCGGCTGTACCGGCCTTAGTGCCTCCCGCTTCCGTTTGCTGCAAGAACTTCTTGCTACCGAGGAAGTAAGCCAGAGCGCCCTGCAGAAATCCCTTGGCATTGACGGTGCCGCGGTGACCCGCCATTTAAAGCAGCTAGAGTTACTCCAATTTGTCAACCGGCGTACCTGCCCGGACGATAACCGCATTACTCTCGTAAGTCTCAATGAGAATGGCCGGCAGCATGTTAATCATTTTTTGCAGGCTAATTCAGAAGTAGTGGAAGGACTGTTTGCCGGCTTCGATCCCGAAGAACGCCAGGCTTTGGCAGACATGCTGGAGCGGATGCACCATAATGCCCAGAACCTCTAA
- a CDS encoding MerR family transcriptional regulator yields the protein MKIKEVADMLKISQRAIRFYEEKGLIAPSKQDDNQYRMFDEEDIWRLQTIIALRELGMPVSDIRTALLDIEAKGNSQLRYLLELQRSVMFTKWVEMQQIIETTDQMIETLKQDHALPLDDIYILAEGSRRLREQRTWKDKWGYDRLAGVHDQLVQVDTRKYGDYDEALRLVVKWVSAIHGERGLDIGTGTGNLAGRLIHEGAVMAGVDQSNEMLKECQRKFPEMETKLGNFLALPYLDGKFDFIVSSFALHHLTSDQMPLAIQEIRRVLKPHGRICIADLMIDGEESTVHESDEDSILLPKLIDLLEDSGYITKHLKVNRLLHVILAVPIR from the coding sequence ATGAAAATAAAAGAAGTCGCTGATATGCTGAAAATATCTCAGCGCGCGATTCGGTTTTACGAAGAAAAAGGTCTTATTGCTCCTTCCAAACAAGATGACAATCAGTATCGGATGTTTGACGAAGAAGATATTTGGCGCTTGCAGACGATCATTGCACTCCGGGAATTAGGAATGCCGGTTAGTGACATTAGGACTGCACTATTGGATATTGAAGCCAAAGGAAACAGTCAATTACGATATTTGTTGGAACTCCAGCGATCTGTCATGTTCACTAAGTGGGTCGAAATGCAGCAGATTATTGAGACAACAGACCAAATGATTGAAACCCTCAAGCAGGACCATGCACTTCCACTAGACGACATTTACATTCTGGCGGAGGGTTCGAGAAGACTGAGGGAACAACGGACATGGAAGGATAAGTGGGGGTATGACCGCTTGGCAGGCGTTCACGATCAGTTGGTTCAAGTGGACACACGGAAATATGGGGACTATGATGAGGCGCTGCGCCTTGTCGTAAAGTGGGTATCAGCCATTCATGGAGAAAGAGGATTGGATATTGGAACGGGTACGGGGAATTTGGCTGGCCGACTGATCCATGAAGGCGCGGTGATGGCTGGAGTGGATCAGTCCAACGAAATGTTAAAGGAGTGTCAGCGCAAATTTCCAGAGATGGAGACCAAGCTTGGCAATTTCCTGGCATTGCCGTACCTTGACGGGAAATTTGATTTTATTGTTTCGAGCTTTGCTCTGCATCATTTGACGAGTGACCAAATGCCGCTCGCTATTCAGGAGATTCGCAGGGTATTAAAACCTCACGGACGGATCTGCATCGCGGATTTGATGATTGACGGGGAAGAAAGCACAGTCCATGAAAGTGATGAGGATTCTATTCTACTCCCCAAGCTCATTGATTTATTAGAGGATAGCGGATACATCACGAAACATCTTAAAGTAAATCGATTGTTGCATGTCATTTTAGCAGTACCTATTCGGTAA
- a CDS encoding DUF6756 family protein yields MDSLSVRAEIEELIKSLKLDRSGLHEVRKDQWRRILSEIEERFLVKTHHTQGLHWGWNRLQEPQYSASFVDKDYAKLRDIIQDESIWFIAEDRYDKLWLYEGKTVAILQVIPELCHLNEYYLISKKLQWLLCEDHHDMLHLSGQPVIDRWMRYESSNP; encoded by the coding sequence ATGGATTCCCTATCTGTCCGCGCAGAGATCGAAGAATTAATCAAGTCGCTGAAGCTGGACCGGAGCGGGCTACATGAAGTTCGCAAAGACCAGTGGAGGCGCATTTTGAGTGAAATTGAGGAACGGTTTCTGGTAAAGACCCATCATACGCAGGGCTTACACTGGGGCTGGAACCGGCTGCAGGAACCCCAGTATAGCGCCAGCTTCGTAGACAAAGACTATGCCAAGCTAAGAGACATCATCCAAGATGAATCCATCTGGTTCATTGCCGAGGATCGGTATGATAAGCTGTGGCTTTATGAGGGGAAGACGGTGGCGATTCTCCAGGTGATCCCTGAGTTATGCCACCTGAATGAGTATTACCTGATCTCCAAAAAGCTTCAATGGCTCCTCTGCGAAGATCACCATGACATGCTCCACCTGAGCGGCCAGCCGGTCATTGACCGGTGGATGAGATATGAAAGCTCTAACCCTTAG
- a CDS encoding response regulator transcription factor: MAKIVVVDDDLFILQLLSEYLRKEGYDITSFSSGRTLIEHVRVEHPDCLILDIMMPGIDGLALLTELRTFTELPIIMISARGEESDRIQGLELGCSDFLSKPFNPRELVGRVKSMLRLARAGNAAAEETSQVVTAKQVCKCGNVEIDADYRTVKVNTEEVSLTSREFDLLLFLASHLERPFGREHLIQQVWEYDFFGDVRVVDDVVKRIRKKLAEHHSTLLIDTVWGFGYRASVRKV, from the coding sequence ATGGCCAAAATAGTAGTCGTAGACGACGATCTTTTCATTTTACAGCTGCTCTCTGAATATTTGCGTAAGGAAGGGTATGACATAACTTCGTTCTCTAGCGGCCGCACGCTGATCGAGCATGTCCGTGTAGAGCACCCGGATTGCCTGATTCTCGATATTATGATGCCCGGGATTGACGGTCTGGCGCTGCTCACCGAACTACGTACCTTCACCGAACTCCCTATTATTATGATCTCTGCACGCGGCGAAGAGAGTGACCGGATTCAGGGGCTGGAGCTGGGCTGTAGTGACTTCCTGAGTAAGCCTTTCAATCCGCGTGAGCTGGTGGGCCGGGTGAAGTCTATGCTGCGTCTGGCTAGAGCGGGCAATGCTGCTGCGGAGGAGACCTCCCAGGTGGTGACTGCGAAGCAAGTCTGCAAGTGCGGGAATGTGGAGATTGATGCGGATTACCGGACAGTGAAGGTGAATACGGAAGAGGTGAGCCTGACCTCACGGGAGTTCGATCTCCTGCTCTTTCTGGCCTCACATCTGGAACGGCCCTTCGGGCGCGAGCATCTGATTCAGCAGGTGTGGGAATATGACTTTTTCGGGGATGTCCGGGTTGTAGATGATGTGGTCAAAAGAATCCGTAAAAAGCTCGCCGAGCACCACTCCACGCTTCTAATTGATACGGTGTGGGGCTTCGGATACCGTGCATCCGTGCGGAAGGTGTAG
- a CDS encoding SMI1/KNR4 family protein: MSKISQIDELHTKIEDLLAEKVVDEDIEYFEDYKKITGVMDKQIDDFERDFNILLPTDFKAFYAIKDGSGYPLNLLYTSYGDSVIPFTLLSLDDIRDTKKFFCDRDNLMSEYYSDEEISKLDSRIKPYLFNKRWFPFAQVVGGAMYLMLDFDPTEHGTVGQVIFYVHDPDFVYFIAPTFSGLLQDTIQNLEDDWYEECR; this comes from the coding sequence GTGAGTAAGATTTCTCAAATCGATGAATTACACACAAAAATAGAGGATTTATTAGCTGAAAAAGTTGTGGATGAAGACATTGAGTACTTTGAAGATTACAAGAAGATTACTGGAGTAATGGATAAACAGATTGACGACTTTGAAAGAGATTTTAACATTTTATTACCAACAGATTTTAAGGCGTTTTATGCAATTAAGGATGGCAGCGGTTATCCGCTTAATCTTTTATATACTTCATATGGAGATAGTGTTATTCCATTCACCTTGCTTTCCTTAGATGATATTAGAGACACGAAAAAGTTTTTCTGCGATCGCGATAATTTAATGAGCGAATATTACAGCGATGAGGAAATTAGTAAGCTAGATTCTCGTATTAAGCCCTATTTATTTAACAAGCGTTGGTTTCCTTTTGCACAGGTTGTAGGTGGGGCAATGTATTTAATGTTAGACTTTGACCCAACAGAACATGGTACAGTTGGGCAAGTTATCTTTTATGTGCATGACCCTGATTTTGTATATTTTATAGCTCCAACATTTTCAGGTCTTTTACAGGATACTATTCAAAATCTTGAAGATGATTGGTATGAAGAGTGCCGATGA
- a CDS encoding serine protease: MTRRISRFLSCLLAVAVLTLDIHIAAASAVSKVSMTSTTVIQSGIKVRPYTSNPALSKEEQAGAYRNYKNLTRVVMIEKYVLSGQGTKTKIGIGAGFMLPGGYIVTNNHVAPASYNGKKLSFQITFYAQKSDGYLLGSLVATNLKEDLSLLKIDANKIPKTYQDSYFKEFNLVPTANEKVTVIGHPTKPIGNSNTVTTKRYPWTPLYGTFTADDVAVIRKSKNASTPDVYTHSMEFNVQTWPGNSGSAVIDSSDKIVGVISSTILGEPRSFATSSKLILQFIENNHLSEAIFGHAVDGGQS; the protein is encoded by the coding sequence ATGACTCGCAGGATTAGCAGATTCCTCTCATGCCTACTGGCTGTTGCGGTTCTAACATTGGACATCCATATCGCCGCAGCTTCTGCTGTCAGCAAAGTCTCCATGACATCCACGACGGTCATCCAATCCGGGATCAAGGTCCGGCCTTACACCAGCAACCCCGCATTATCCAAAGAAGAGCAAGCCGGAGCCTATCGTAATTATAAGAATCTGACACGTGTCGTTATGATAGAGAAGTATGTACTGTCCGGTCAAGGGACCAAGACAAAGATTGGCATTGGTGCAGGCTTCATGTTACCTGGCGGATATATTGTCACTAATAATCACGTGGCCCCCGCCAGCTATAATGGGAAGAAATTAAGCTTCCAAATTACTTTTTATGCGCAAAAATCGGACGGGTATCTGCTTGGCTCACTAGTGGCAACAAACCTTAAGGAAGACCTCTCGCTGCTGAAGATTGACGCTAACAAAATCCCAAAAACCTATCAGGATAGCTATTTCAAGGAGTTCAATCTTGTGCCAACGGCCAACGAAAAGGTGACGGTTATCGGGCACCCTACCAAGCCAATAGGAAATTCAAACACTGTGACTACCAAGAGGTACCCCTGGACACCGCTCTACGGAACATTCACCGCCGATGATGTGGCCGTTATCCGGAAATCAAAAAATGCATCAACACCCGATGTGTACACCCACTCCATGGAATTCAATGTGCAGACCTGGCCCGGAAATAGCGGCAGTGCTGTCATAGATTCGAGCGATAAAATAGTCGGCGTAATCTCCTCCACGATCCTTGGTGAACCCCGTTCCTTCGCCACCAGTTCGAAGCTTATATTACAGTTCATAGAGAACAACCATTTGTCTGAAGCCATTTTTGGACACGCCGTAGACGGAGGTCAGAGTTAG